A stretch of DNA from Catenulispora acidiphila DSM 44928:
ACCCTCAAGGGTCTGTCGGCGCCGCGCACGGCCCGCATGGGCACGGTGATCGGGTCCTGCGGCGCCGCGCTGGCGGTGCTCGTCTCCCTCACCACGCCGCATCTGAAGCACCTGGGGCTGATCATCGGCGCCATCGTGGTCGGCACCGCGATCGGCCTGCCGACCGCGCGGAAGGTGCGGATGACCGCGATGCCGCAGCTGGTGGCGCTGTTCAACGGCGTCGGCGGCGGAGCGGCGGCACTGGTGGCCGCGGTGGAGTTCCTGCGGCCCGGCAAGGGGATCGAGCACGCGGCGAGCGCGGATCTGGCGGCGACCGCGTTCACCATCCTGGTCGGCGGGGTCTCCTTCTCCGGATCGATGATCACGTACGCCAAGCTGCAGGAGCTGATGACGACCCGGCCGGTCGTGCTGCCGGCGGGGCGCTGGGTGACCATAGGGGTCGCGGCGGCGAGCGTGCTGTTCGGGATCCTCCTGGTGCCGTGGCCGAGCACCGCGCTGATGGTGCTGCTGGCCCTGCTGGCGCTGGCCTTCGGCGTGCTGTTCGTGCTGCCGGTGGGCGGCGCGGACGTGCCGATCGTCATCTCGCTGCTGAACGCCTTCACCGGTCTGACGGTCGCGGCGAGCGGCTACGTGCTCAGCAACACCCTGCTGGTGATCGCGGGCACGCTGGTCGGCGCGTCCGGAACGCTGCTGACGCGGATGATGGCCGCGGCGATGGGACGTCCGCTGACCGGCACGCTGTTCGGGGCGTTCACCGCCACGGCCGGCGGGGCGGCGGTGAGCGGCGACGGGGCGGCGCGGCCGGTGCGGACGTCCTCGCCGGAGGACGTCGCGATCCTGCTCGGGTACGCGCGCAAGGTGGTCATCGTCCCGGGCTACGGGCTCGCGGTGGCGCAGGCGCAGCACACGGTGCGCGAGGTCGCGGACCTGCTGGCGTCGCGCGGGGTGCAGGTGTCGTACGGCATCCACCCGGTCGCCGGCCGGATGCCGGGGCATATGAACGTGCTGCTGGCCGAGGCGAACGTGCCGTATGAGTCGCTGCTGGAGCTGGACGCGGCGAACTCGGAGCTGGCCTCGGCGGACGTGGCCGTGGTGATCGGCGCCAACGACGTGGTGAACCCGGCGGCACGGCAGCCGACCGGCTCCCCGATCTCCGGCATGCCGATTCTGGACGTCGACCTCGCTCAGCAGGTCGTGTTCTGCAAGCGCTCGATGCGGCCGGGGTTCGCCGGGGTCGAGAACGAGCTGCTGTACGCGCAGAACACGTCGCTGTTGTTCGGCGACGCGAAGGAGAGCATGGCGAAGGTGCTGGCGGCGCTCAAGACACAGTGAGGCTTTTGCGGGCATCGCAGACACCTGTGGGGCCGGTTCTCCGGTCCCACAGGTGTTTTCTTGCCTTACGTCTGTTCTACGCCGAGACGGTCCCGTAGAGGCGGTCTCCGGCGTCGCCGAGGCCGGGGACGATGTAGCCGTTCTCGTTGAGTCGCTCGTCGATGGCCGCCGTGACGATCGCCACGGGCAGGTCCAGGTCCGCCAGCGCCTTCTGCACGGCGGCGACACCCTCGGGCGCGGCGAGCAGGCACACGGCGGTCACCGAGGCGGCGCCGCGCTCGGCGAGCAGGCGGATCGCGGCGATGAGCGTGCCGCCGGTGGCCAGCATCGGGTCCAACAGGTAGCACTGGCGGCCGACGAGGTGCTCCGGCAGGCGGGTGGCGTAGGTCGAGGCCTGCAGCGTGTCCTCGTTGCGGACCATGCCCAGGAAGCCGACCTCGGCGGTCGGCAGCAGCCGGACCATGCCGTCGAGCATGCCCAGGCCGGCGCGCAACACTGGCACGACCAGGTGCCGCGGACCGCTGAAGGTGACCCCGGCGGCCTCGGCGACCGGGGTGCGCACCGTGGTCGGTTCGACCTGCGCGTTGCGGGTGGCCTCGTAGGCCAGGAGCGTCACCAGCTCGTCGGCGAGCGAGCGGAAAGTGGGAGTGTCGGTGCGCGCGTCCCGCAGCACGGTGAGCTTGTGGGCGACAAGCGGGTGGTCGACGACATGAATGGACACGGTGGGCATGGGCAAACGGTATCCGACGAGCCGGGGCACTGCACCGGTAAGCACTGGACAAGCACATACCGTGACAAGGTAACCTCCCAAAAAGGTCAAACCGTCGGCTTTGCGGATAAGAGCCGGCGCACCGGGAAGGCGGTGACCAGCAGATGCCCGCAGACCAGCCGCGACCCCAGCCCGCACCGGCGCGGGAGGCGCGCGACCGCAAACGCCGGCGCGAGGACTTCCTCGCCGACCTGGCCGAGGCCCAGCGCCTCAGGGAGCGCGTAGCGCCCCGCCGGGCGCGCATGGCGCGCCTGAGGCAGCAGCAGCTGCTGAGGACGTTCTTTTACTGAAGGCGCACTGAGCCATCCAGAGGCGACACCGCGTGAGCGCGGGCAGCCGCCGATGGCCATCGGTTGCGGCGCCGCCGGTTCCCGGGATGGGGACGGCGGCGCTTTATTGTGAGGTTGATCGCTTGTGGCCTCGGTCACATCAGCCAGCCACAGAGGCCTTTTCGCCGAGTGGTTCGAGCGCCTCCATCACATCCCGCCACATCCCGCCACACCCCACCGCGGACCGATAGCGAGACTGGATCCATGACGCCGCCCTCGGCAACGCCGCCACCGACACCTCCATCGCCGCCGACGCCCCCTTCGCCGCCCACGCCCCCACTCCCACCGACGCCCACCCAGCGCCGCTACGAGCCCTGGATGCGCCTCGCCCTGGCCGAAGCCACCGCCGCCGAATCCACGGGCGACGTCCCCATCGGCGCCGTCATCCTCGACCCCACCGGCACCGTGATCGCCCAAGGCCGCAACACCCGCGAAGCCGAAGGCGACCCCACCGGCCACGCCGAAATAGTCGCCATCCGCTCAGCAGCCCACACCCTCCACACAAAAGCAGCCCAAACCGACCCCAAAGCACCCCCCACCTGGCGCCTCACCGACTGCACTCTCGTAGTAACCCTCGAACCCTGCCCCATGTGCGCCGGCGCCATCGTCCTCTCCCGCCTCACCCGCGTAGTCTTCGGCGCCTGGGACCCCAAAGCCGGCGCAGCAGGCTCCCTCTACGACATCCTCCGAGACCCCCGCCTCAACCACACCCCCGAAGTCATCCCCGGAGTCCTCGAACCGCAGTGCCACGCAGCCCTCAACCGCTTCTTCGAACACCACCGCCAAAAGTGACCGAACCACCGCCACCCATCCGGTAAGGTTGTCCACGGTGACGTGTCCGAGCGGCCTAAGGAGCACGCCTCGAAAGCGTGTGAGGTGCAAGCCTCCGTGGGTTCAAATCCCACCGTCACCGCTCACGACGAGCCCCTGAACTGCGGAAACGCGTGACAGGGGCTCGCTCTTTTGTTCCGGCGGATTGGGGCTCGTCGTCCAGGGTTGCATTCCGGGTTGCATTCCGAGTTTCGGGGCCTTCTTCGGAAGCTACCGCGAGCCAGCCATCCAGAGCACCGCACTAGTGCCACGGCGGCGGAGCTCATCCACGCGACTGTGATCCTTCGACCGGATCGCGCTAGTCCACTGTTCGCCTCAGGACGCTGTGTTCGCTGCGAAGATTCCGGGATGGAGTGGAAGACCTTTTTCGACGGGCTCATAGGTGCGGTGCTAGGCGGTCTCATAGGCGCCGGCGCGGCGCTGCTGGCAAGTCGCCAGCAGATCCGAGCCCAAACAGCCGCCGCCGAGGCAGAACGCTTGGAGCTTCGCCACGACCGATCGCGGCGGCAGCGGTCGCCCTCCTGGAACGCCTCGCCGATCTGGACGCGGAGCTATGGAGTCTGCCGCCAGCGGCGAAGGAAAGGGCAGCGCGCTATTCAGAAGAGGGTGGCACCCTGACGCCCGCCTCACCGCAGTTGGCAGCGGCCATCGAGTCCATTAGGTCACTGCGGCGCGGACTACTGACAGAGATTCCCGTCGTCGCTGACCCACTGATCACCAGGCATTATCGCGAACTCGAAACGCTCGCATTCTGGTTCTCCGTATCCCCTCGGACGCCAGAGGAAGCCCACCGAATCGGCGTTGGACTCGGACGGTACATCCGGTGGGTCCAGATGCTCATTGCTGCATACGTCGCTGAGAGACCGCCGCTCACCGACATCGAACCACCAGTCATCAAACCAGGCCACATCCTCGACGCTGATCATGACTGGGAACCTGATCCGAAGCCTGAGGGGTGGTTTTAACCAGGCTGGAGCGAAGGTTGTTTCCAGCTGTCCCGAAAATCGGCTTCGCGGGCTGGGTAGTGGCGCGTAGCGTTCGGTGCATATCGCGGACGGCAGGAGTCAGCGTCGCGGAAGGGGCGAGAGTTGGAGCGCCAGCAATACGCCGACGAGGGTGGGGCTACCCCGGGCGATCGGCCATCGTTCATCGAGCTGCAAGAGGCGGTCACGCGCTCGCCTGGCTACCGCATCACGGCTCTTCTAGGACGCATCGACCGCATCTCGTACATTCTCCAACGAAACGTGGCGGACTACCTCGGTCTCGTTGCACGCGTGCAAGACCCCGACGATGCACTGGCCCTCTTCGACACTCGGAACCCAGGCCCTCACGACGAACTCCTTTCTGAGGTCGAACGACTGCTCCACAACGTCCTGACCGGCATCAGCACACGCGTGGACCAGCTTCGCGTCGTCGCTACCGAGCGCTTCGACGATACGGAACTTAAGCAGGCCTACGACGACGAGGTGAAGTCGGTGTTCGCCACCGACACAGCCAGTGCATTCCTTAAGAAGCTGCGCAACTACATGGCACACTACGAGCTCCCTGTGGGGCAGAGCCAACAAACGTTCACGCGGCACTCCTTCTCGGTCACGTTCACGTTGAGAACCGCTCCGCTCCTTCGGTGGAAGGATTGGAATGCTACGGAGCGCCGCTGGATGACTGGCTTGGGCGACGACATCATGATCGTTGATTTGGTGCAGGCCTACGCCAAGAAGGCGGCGGACTTCGATAACTGGCTGATGCGGGAGATAGCGGCAAAGTATCGCGAGGAGATCGCAGATCTTCGACGCGCGGAAGCTCGCTACAACCAGATGCATGACCGGATCTTCGACTTCTGAGCGCAGAGCGTTACCGAGGACACCCGGCTACGGTGAGCTCTTGATCTGATGAAATCAGATCAAGAGCTCACCGTATGGCCGCCAAGACTAGGGCTAATCCTCAGGAGTTGCGCTCCGAGGCGCAGCACCGCTCTCCAAAGCCAGCCGCGGGCTCCAGACGAGCGCTTCCAATCGATCAGCTGCGTCCCGCTGTACAGCGCGGGTGACATGCCGGTACCGCTCGCCGTTCTTCGCATTGGCCCAGCCGAAGAGGACCTGTGCAGTGCGATCGAGTACGCCGGCCAGGAGAGCCAGTGTCGCAGCCGTATGCCGCGCGTCGTGCAGCCGCGCGTCTCGAACGCCCGCCGCCTTCAGAAGCTTCTTCCAGTCGTCCCAATCCGTCCTCGGATTCACAGCCTCGCCAGTCTCGGTCGCGATGACCCAGCCTCCGTCGACCCACTGCGGCCCCGCAGCCAGACGTTCTTGCCTCTGCGCCTCGCGATGCACACGCGCCAGGAAGACAATCGGTCGGGGAACCGGAAACGGGCGCTCGGCAGCCTTCGACTTCACCGAGCCGGTCTTCGGCAACAGCTCGACCCGTTGCGGGCAAAGACCTGGCCACTTCCTCGCACACGGGTCGGAACAGCCGTGGGAGTACTTCGGTCGCAAGCGGTTCCTTCGGACGTAGATCGTCTCGTTACCGGTGTCCTCGTCGTCGATCCTGAAGTCGGACCACTGAAAGCCCAGAGCCTCGCCTTGACGAAATCCGAAGACCAGGGCCAACACCCACCGGAAGCCGTTTCGCCTCTTGAGCGCCGTCACGAGGATCCGCTCGACCTCCTCAACGGTGTAGGGGTCGATCTCGATCTCTTCCACCGTCGGCGGTGTCGCGAACGCTACCGGGTTCTTGGGGATCAGCCTCCGCGTGTACGCCACGCCGAAAGCTGTACGTGCCGTGCGGTGCACCTGATGGACGGTCGCTGGCTTGGAGGCCGCCTCAAGCATCTTCCGATACAACGCTTCGAAGTGCTCCGGCTCGATCTTCTCCAGGCGATGCCTGCCGATGTTCGGGACGAGGTGGTGGAACACGGCCACTCGGTAGCTGGCGAGCGTGCTGGGCCGGACCTTCAGTGCCGCGATGTTCTCGACCCAGTGCGTAAGCCACTGCTCCACAGTGACCAGCGATGACCCCGCTTTGGCGACGTGTCCAGCATCCCGCGCTTGCACCAGTTCGTTGACCCGGCGACGGAGTGCCTTCTCGTCCTTGCACTTCCGATGCCGCCGATCAGGACTGCCATCGTCCTTCACGCCGACCGTCACCCACGCATGCCACAGCTTGTCGCTGTCGCTGAAGTAGATCGAGGACTCGCCGTTCGGAGCGCGGGTACCGTCGGGCCGGTTCCGACGTGAAGAAGGGCTTCGTCGCTTCGCTCTCTTGGAGCGATCGGGGTTGGCCATGTACTCGTCGATCGCCCAGGACGGCACCCGGGTCTGGCCTTCGCTCCGATCGACCTGAACCTTCTCCTCCTTGATCAGCTTGTACATCGTGCTCTGCGAAACACCGAGCGCGGCGGCAGCTTCCTTGATGGACAGCAGCCCCCGCTCTGGGCCATGCGAAAAGGGTGAGCAGTCCGCCATTCCTCTTCCTCGTACGACGTGCGGCGCGATCAGAGGGCCGCGCGTCACCTCGACGCGCGGCCCCTTAGATCAAGCGGCCTTGAACTTGATAGATGCGGCCTCGTAGTCGGCCAAAGCTGCGATCGGTACTCGGATGGCACGACCTGTCCCGCCAAAGCCGAACGCCGTCAGCTTCCCGGCCTCGATCTCCCTGTAGACCGTCGCCGGGTGGAGCCCGTACATGGCGGCGACCTCCGCGACCGACAAAGCACGCCGGCCGACCGGAATCTCCTGCGTGTAGGCGACAGAGCTACCCTGCTCGTTCGTCAACTGCACTCCTGGATTCATGGTTGTTGCGATGCACTTCAGCCCTGGTTGTCCTCTGGCAGCCAGGGCTTCCACTCCCTTGAACCAGTTGATGGCTGGTTCAGATCAAGTCAACATCTGGTTCAGGGTTATATCAACTACCTGATCTAATTGCTCGAGTTCGTGTCGCGACTAGGCGCCCGTTTCAACCTCCACAGACCGCAAGACCACAACTTCCTCGTTGCGCCTGAGCGCGCACCTCATCCGGTACCGCTCAGCCTCGCCATCCAGCGCGACCACTTCGAGCTCCGACCCGGCGCCAACCTCAGCAAGCAGCTCGGCAAGATCTCGGCAGAAGGGCTGGCGGATTTCTGCCTGAACGACAACGTGTCCACCTGGCCGCACCAGTTGCCGTGCTCCGGCGAGCGCATCCGAAAGGCGCGCCACGACGCCCTCCGCGACAACGCGCCCGTGGACGCCGAGGACTCCAACGCGCGAAAGGTCCACGAGCACGAGCGAGGCTCGCCGCAACGAGTCAGATCCGACCAGCTGAGGCACATCGACCAACTCGCCGACGACCACGGTCGCGAAGCCCGGGCCGCCGTGAGTCGTGGCCCGGATTACGGCCTCCCGGGCCTCACTCGCCAGTCGCGAGTTGCGCTCGATCCCGATCGCGAGCCGGTCTGCGCGGATTGCTTCGACCAGTGCTCGACCGTTCCCGCAGCCGAGATCGACCACGAGCCCACCTGGCTCGGAATAGCGAGCGATCGCCAACGCGGTGAGGGTTCGTCGGGCCGCTTCGGGTTCGTGAGTGACGTCGAGATTCAACACGGATGCCTCGCTTCGGGCTGACGATCCGGATAGCTCTCGCCGGTCCGGATCTGTGGTTCCTGTCAGCCTCGAAAGCCGTGGTGCCGCCTCGCAGGGGTCAACGCCAATCGGGTGAATGCCTACGTCGCGGCCCAAGAGTCCATCCGGTCGCAGCATCCGAAGCTCGTCAAACGCTGGGTCGAACCAACGCGCGGCCGCAGAAGTCGGCCGCCGTCTTGATGCGCCGGTCTGCTCCCGCACACGAACGCGAGCAACAACAGCGACTCATCAAAAGGCCAGCTCATTGCCCTAATCAGGCCCTGAAAGCGCCTTCTTCGAGTGCTGCCGATCGCTTGATCAAGTTCTGAGGGCCCGCGAGCCCCATGAGCGGCGGAATCCATCCGCCTACCTCTTGGAGGTGCCCGTCATGGGCCGCGTCATCGTCTCCTGCTCTTCCCCACTCGACCTCGCCGCAGAGGCGTTCCACGCATTATGCGAAAGCCTCGCCGTGCCGGGCCTCGACGTCTCCGGCCTCGCCGCCGATCTGCCGTCGGGAATGATCCGTCTCGATGAGCTTCAGCACCGTCTCCTCGCGGGGGCATCGCAGACTGCGCGCGACGCGGTTTGGGCCGAGGTCGTGCGAAGGGCGCGACGTGACGAGACATGGCAGCTGGCCGCGATCGGCATGGCCCTGCCCGCGATCCGGAACGTCGCCGGCTCCCTGGCACGCGGCTTCGACGGCGATGTCGAAGAACTGGACTCCGAGATCCTCGCCGGGTTCCTGGCTCACTTGGCTGTCGTGGAGATCGATGCGCCGGGCATCGTGACGAAGCTCCGCTGGGCTGCCTACCGTGCGGGCCACGCGCTCGTGGTTGCGCATCGTCGAACCGCTGAGCGCGAGGAGGAGATCTCCGAACAGGCTCACAGCCTGTCGCGTCCTTCAGGACACCCCGACATGGTCCTCATGCGTGCGGTGTCCGCGGAAGCCATTTCGGAGTCTGATGCCGAGTTGATCTCCGCAACGCGGCTCGAGGGCATCGACATGGAGGGCTACGCCGCGCTCCTCGGCGTCTCCTACAACGCAGTGAAGATTCGCCGCCAGCGTGCCGAGGCGCGGCTCGTCGCGTTCGTGAACGGTACCCAGCGCCCGCGTGCCCATGAGGCGCGGGTCCGTACCATCCGGCCTGCTCAACGACCTGCGCTGAGCCGATCGGCTGAACTCTCGGCGGCTGCCTGACCCCTGTGGCCCGAGCCGTCGCGCTTTCGAGCGTGACGGCTTTCCCCGAGATCCAGGAGATCAGTGCCATGAGACGTCAACTTCGAAACGCCATCGCCTTGTCGCTCGGAGCGCTCGCCGCAGCCACGATCGGCATGGCGCCCGCCATGGCCGACTCTTCGCCACGTTCAGACGTAACGACGATCAACGCCCCGGCCGGG
This window harbors:
- a CDS encoding NAD(P)(+) transhydrogenase (Re/Si-specific) subunit beta, with amino-acid sequence MSSAWRDTAYLISGVCFILTLKGLSAPRTARMGTVIGSCGAALAVLVSLTTPHLKHLGLIIGAIVVGTAIGLPTARKVRMTAMPQLVALFNGVGGGAAALVAAVEFLRPGKGIEHAASADLAATAFTILVGGVSFSGSMITYAKLQELMTTRPVVLPAGRWVTIGVAAASVLFGILLVPWPSTALMVLLALLALAFGVLFVLPVGGADVPIVISLLNAFTGLTVAASGYVLSNTLLVIAGTLVGASGTLLTRMMAAAMGRPLTGTLFGAFTATAGGAAVSGDGAARPVRTSSPEDVAILLGYARKVVIVPGYGLAVAQAQHTVREVADLLASRGVQVSYGIHPVAGRMPGHMNVLLAEANVPYESLLELDAANSELASADVAVVIGANDVVNPAARQPTGSPISGMPILDVDLAQQVVFCKRSMRPGFAGVENELLYAQNTSLLFGDAKESMAKVLAALKTQ
- the upp gene encoding uracil phosphoribosyltransferase — protein: MSIHVVDHPLVAHKLTVLRDARTDTPTFRSLADELVTLLAYEATRNAQVEPTTVRTPVAEAAGVTFSGPRHLVVPVLRAGLGMLDGMVRLLPTAEVGFLGMVRNEDTLQASTYATRLPEHLVGRQCYLLDPMLATGGTLIAAIRLLAERGAASVTAVCLLAAPEGVAAVQKALADLDLPVAIVTAAIDERLNENGYIVPGLGDAGDRLYGTVSA
- a CDS encoding nucleoside deaminase, with product MRLALAEATAAESTGDVPIGAVILDPTGTVIAQGRNTREAEGDPTGHAEIVAIRSAAHTLHTKAAQTDPKAPPTWRLTDCTLVVTLEPCPMCAGAIVLSRLTRVVFGAWDPKAGAAGSLYDILRDPRLNHTPEVIPGVLEPQCHAALNRFFEHHRQK
- a CDS encoding tyrosine-type recombinase/integrase: MADCSPFSHGPERGLLSIKEAAAALGVSQSTMYKLIKEEKVQVDRSEGQTRVPSWAIDEYMANPDRSKRAKRRSPSSRRNRPDGTRAPNGESSIYFSDSDKLWHAWVTVGVKDDGSPDRRHRKCKDEKALRRRVNELVQARDAGHVAKAGSSLVTVEQWLTHWVENIAALKVRPSTLASYRVAVFHHLVPNIGRHRLEKIEPEHFEALYRKMLEAASKPATVHQVHRTARTAFGVAYTRRLIPKNPVAFATPPTVEEIEIDPYTVEEVERILVTALKRRNGFRWVLALVFGFRQGEALGFQWSDFRIDDEDTGNETIYVRRNRLRPKYSHGCSDPCARKWPGLCPQRVELLPKTGSVKSKAAERPFPVPRPIVFLARVHREAQRQERLAAGPQWVDGGWVIATETGEAVNPRTDWDDWKKLLKAAGVRDARLHDARHTAATLALLAGVLDRTAQVLFGWANAKNGERYRHVTRAVQRDAADRLEALVWSPRLALESGAAPRSATPED
- a CDS encoding helix-turn-helix domain-containing protein → MTNEQGSSVAYTQEIPVGRRALSVAEVAAMYGLHPATVYREIEAGKLTAFGFGGTGRAIRVPIAALADYEAASIKFKAA
- a CDS encoding sigma-70 RNA polymerase sigma factor region 4 domain-containing protein; translation: MGRVIVSCSSPLDLAAEAFHALCESLAVPGLDVSGLAADLPSGMIRLDELQHRLLAGASQTARDAVWAEVVRRARRDETWQLAAIGMALPAIRNVAGSLARGFDGDVEELDSEILAGFLAHLAVVEIDAPGIVTKLRWAAYRAGHALVVAHRRTAEREEEISEQAHSLSRPSGHPDMVLMRAVSAEAISESDAELISATRLEGIDMEGYAALLGVSYNAVKIRRQRAEARLVAFVNGTQRPRAHEARVRTIRPAQRPALSRSAELSAAA